The genomic window tttatagatgaaggggatggctttacaagggaGAGTGTGTGAGAGTTAAGAGTGTGTGTGTGCTAcccagtcttgttgcccacgccgtcgggtacaagatgggtTGTCGGCGCTCACAACACTGTTGTCgctcagatgcatgtggtaggctctatCGTCCTCTTTCGGTATGGCAGAATGTCGGctcctaccatactgtaggataaatatcggcgcccacaacactgttggtgtGCTGACATATctggaaggttataaagtacccttctgataTGACCTGatggtactgtcctataggtgtgcacggtacggtccttgatattgcggttgacttgagaggCTTGCTTCACTTGCTTCGCCTGATTCTTTTTGTTCTTACCGGGCGGGCCTCCCCGTTCGATCGTttcctagtcggctccgaccacgctggtcggagaagagctgtaagcagaggttcctcctcggctaggccttctggtcggagaggcgggctggagtcggaagcgagcgtcgttcctccttggccaggcctttcggtcggagaggcggtcggagtcggaagcgagcgtcgttcttctttggccaggccttccggtcggagactggatcgcccttctggcctgtcgttaggttttttggtcggcccaggagttgcgcgtcgttcgcaacgtcatctgctgggccgagcttttactgggaagcaggtccatgagggaccctgggttttatgaacccgataggagcccccaagcccctaggcgattcggatagaatcgtctGCGGGATTTTTTTTATCTTGACAGCggatgtagccctcgagccctcgagcgattcggatagaatcgtctgggggttttCGTTTGACGGCAggtgcgcgtgagtgcacccGCACGTGGGGGAATTTTGGTTTtgacagtgggtgcgcgcgagcacacccgcgggtgtagccctcaaGCTTGCGTCCGACTGatgagtcggttggaggctgagcatcttggtactctttcctgggGCCGCAGACTATCGTTCGGGGTGTTTGCCCGTGCTTGTTCCGCTCACGACCTGCGTGGTCGGTTGATTTCTCGAGTCAGTATCGGGCGACCTGAGCccttgagccccgttgggcttggtaggggttggtctagttccgtgcgttaccccgtccatggttttcgCAATCGAAGGGGATGAGCTAACGtttcttgcctcgatggctcgagcgacacgctcggtgagctcgctaacgggcacgtttgagtgaaatctaggtctgtcgttcgtgatggggtcggcatagccctcatgtggtattccactgctccttaacccatatCTCGGTAGATGACCGGgtcgttccagagaccgacctaggtgacccgctggcctcccctcgatggagattttgtgggcatggctcgaggttaggatcgaacgagaaggttgagatgaccctgtctgcttcggaGCAGATTGAGCGAgcgccactggggctcatctacgttttctttcctagctctatttgacgcgaggtggcctctaGCCCTTCatgggtcggccttcgaaccccggtcgatcgttgctcatgttgaatgaggcaactttcgcttcgtgacgcaacatggagcgttgtgatgcatttaattgCACATGCGATGcctcgatggggtgcgggtgttccacaccttcttccaccattggGTTGCCCCGTTGGTAGAAAGGACGTGGTCGATGTGGCTGTATAGAAAGGACGTGGCTGATGTGGTCGTCGGGTCGCCCCGCTGGCAGAAAGGACATGGCCACTGGCCATCCTGCCATcgtaggagctggcggtggtctagTCGACCGTCGGGCCTTCCAGCAGGTTAGGGGCGACCACtgacctagtgtggccctgcccCGGTGACTCGCGGAAGGTtcagttcatcctttgggatgaggaggaggtgcatCTCTGGGACATGCTTGGGGGGAGAGGGCTCGCGATGGAGGCCGATCTCGCCCAAACTAGGGCGAGGCTAGAGGAGGCCTTGAAGCGGGTCAAGGTCGTCCATCAGGCGGTCATGGTCGACTTGCCCCATGtcatagaggtaagttttctacgTTCGTTCTTGACTCTTTGGTCTTTTGCTGGTtgtctcagcatgcttgcttcttgttttgctaggtctagaggagatgtcgagcTGCAAGTCTCGTTGCCTCTGGGAGGAGCACGCCCGGGAGGTCATGGTGTCATGATGGGTTACTGAGCTTGAGCACTAGCTAGAGTCTACCCACCATGAGTCTCAAGATCGGGCGGCCGAGGCGGTGGAGGTGCGGGCGGCAGAACTGCTCATGGTGGAGCAGGCGACCACCGCTGAGCGAGGACTTGATGCAGTGAAGGTCCACCAGGCAGAGACCAAGGTGGCACTCTAGAAGTCCCTGGCGAAGACCGAGGTGGCACTCTAGAGTTCCCTGGAGGCCCTAAAGTCGGAGCGGAATGCCTGATCGGAGGTCGACAAGGAAATGCTCGCGCTCCGAGGGTAGGTGCTGGGGATGGAGGAGTCGAATGCTCGGTTGCGCGAGCAGGTCACTCGACAGGAGGAAGGACTCTCTATCCTTAAGAACACCCACCTTGTAAGTACCTATTCCGCTTCTATTTGATGTCTTGGCTTTTCCTTTCCCTCATTTCTGAGCCCGTCCTCCTTCTTCCAGAGTTGGGCGGAAGAGTTGGGTCGCTAGAGCGAGGCCTGGAGATAGCCAAGGTGATGATTTGTCAGAATgcggaggcactggccaagtcccttgaagagcgacgtgctctcaaggCGAAGCTCGACCAGATCCACAATGTCGCCTAGGTCGTTGTCGCGGAGATGTTCGGGTCGGCGCCGAGCACCAACACGCCCGCCATCCCACTGGCGGAGGTCCCAGATGAGGTTCTAGCCCTCATCTCCAATGGGATGTTCTACGGGATGTCTAGGGTGCTGACTttggtggcgacgcaccacccaGACCTTGACTTTGCCgccatctgcagtgggtatgccgatggctGGAGCCCGAACGCCATCCATGtgctcagggagagcttgctacCACATGCACAGTTGGTGGCAAACCAAGTCTTCAtgcaatgggtgatggaggcttgccATGCAAGCATAGCTGAAGGCGCGAGCCAGGAGGATGTCGCCCAGTCGatggatggagtggagcctaGGTCAGAAGTGAACGTCGTCCCGCCTCTGACCGAACCGAACGTCACCCTGTCGGAGGGCGAGTAACCTTTATCTTCGCCGATCGCATCGTCAGCCGATGCCGTCGGGCGGCCACAATAGGAATTAGAGTAAAAGTACTTAGcatatgtaaaggataagttcatggggaagttcccgtgtgaacagttatattgatgaatacatcaatttttgttttgtgatgaatcacttcATTCGAGGAAACTTGTCCCAtccattccttatttttaccctagcatagctttgtttcttattcttcatttttcacacctgcccattTGGACCGTAGGCTGTAACCTTAAGAACCCGagtgtggcccgcgaggctcagatGCTCGTAACCGTATgtcgtggcggggtgtgatcggtcagaatgtttaaagcaaagttagtatggtaattaaaggaacaaactatACTTTCATTAGGGTAAAAAGGTATTTATCATATAatagtaaaaaaagagaggtgatatcgcacccccgtggagccctcAAGCGACCCAGGCCGAAAGTGTTCGGGCCGaggtgctttgtaggagcgaaCGCTGAAGAAAGAAAACGATAAGAccaaatttttaagggaagaaacaaCATAACTATTCGacgttccaagtgttggtgagaacgttacCGTTATCGTCCTTTAGGCGGTAGGTGCCCAGTCGAAtaacttcggtcaccgtatagggtccttcccaaggcagagagagtttgtgcttctccttagtcGTTTGGATCCTtcgaagcatgaggtctccgacctcgaggattcttcctctgattttcctcttatggtacctacggagagtctgctagtagcgagcggagtggatgacggtcgtctcgtgggcctcctcgagcaggtcgactgcgtcttgctaagcctccgtggctcgatcgcggtcaaaggccttcactcttggggcaccgtggtcgaggtcggagggcagcactgcttcagctccgtaggccaggaagaagggtgtaaagcctgtggatcagtttggggtcgtccttaggctctagaggatcgttgggacctctacaacccatcacctAGCGAACTTGTtaagtcggtcgaagatgcgtggcttaagtccttggaggaccatgccattggcatgctcgacctgaccgttagtacgtggatgtccgaccgaggcccagtcgatcctaatgccgtatccatcactgaagtccaggaacttcttctcgatgaagttagttctgtggtcagtgatgatacagttaggaacgctgaaCCGGTAGACGATGTCGAGGATGAACTTGACTGCCTCTTtcgagcgaatgttggtgatgggtttggcctctatccacttggtgaatttgtcgaccactacaagtaggtgagtgaagtcgcccgggccctttttgaggggtcctaccatgtcgaggcctcagaccacgaatggctaggtgatgaggatggtttgaagctcctgtgctggcaagtgcgtttgccgagcatagaactggcatccctcacacctgtggacaacttcctctacatctcatagcgcggtgggctagtaaaaaccttagtaaaaggcttttccgaccagcgaccttggggccacatgatgtccatagatttcggcatggacctcaaggaggagctatttcccttggttgccagggacgcacttcatgagtactcccgacgaACTTTGTTTATAGAGTTCGTTACCGATCGTGATGAATGTCTTGGCGCGTTGAGTGATCCAtcatgcttcagtccttttgggtgggagaacctcctcgaggaggtaggcgagtagtggtgctcgccagtcggcttgatcgagtgccaccATGGCAACGTCGGCGGGTGACGTCGCTATGGAGGTACTAGGGTCAGAGCCCCCAAGTGCCAGGTTGGCATCAGGGTATGTCTGGATCGGACCTTCCAAGATACGGGCAGACGgttcatgaaggtcattgatgaagaccccgtctGGAGACAAAACCTGCCTgacagccaattttgtgagaaaatcgatGGCATCGTTGTCGTTTCGGGGGACATGGTGTTGTTCAATCCCCTAGAATTTttcctcaagcttgcgcacctcctggcagtatgttgccatgagggggcttttacaAGAGAACTCCTTCATGACCGGGTCGATGACCAGCTCCTAGTCGCCGTGGACGTAGAGCCACGTAGCGCTGAGCTCGATGGCCAtgcatagtccgttgatgagggccttgtattccatggcgttgtttgaggctgaaaagtggaggtggattatgtagcggagcctactcccatccgaggagattagaaccactccagcccctgagccgggCACCATTACAAACCCATCGAAGTACAgcatccagtactcatgggtgacgtctggggtcgggagctggacctccatccattcaacGACAAAGTCCACGAGAgtctgagacttaatagcagtaTGGGAGATATACTTGATGTTgtggcccattagctcgagtgcccacttggagattcgtcttGCGTCgtcatggttgcggatgatgtcaccgagcgggtatgaagtgacgaccgagacttcgtggttggtgaagtagtgcaggagcttccgggtcgccATGAGCATAGCGtgtaggagtttttgcacctaggggtaccagaccttggggtcgatgAGTACCttcccgatgaagtatatgggtcgttggaccttaaggtggtgtcccggctcctccctttcaacgactagggcggcgctcaccacatagttgcttgccgtgacatcgaggaggaggggttctccctgttcaggagcaacgaggattggggccgacgtgagtgacgctttgaggctctccaaagcctactgtgcttccttagtctagacgaAAGCATtcgtctttttgagaagcttgtagagaggcatcccccggcCTGAGCTGGGAGATGAATTGGCTTAGGgtggccaaacagccggtgagcctctatatgcccttgacattgcgtatagggcccatgttggagatggctatgatttttttggggttggcctcgatgccgcgtttgGACACAatatatccaagcagcttccccttcgaaaccccgaaaacacatttttgggGATTCAatttgaaccttcagaggttcatgaacattgcggccaagtttgcgatcaggtcgcaagcttgagccgttttgaccactatgtcatcaacatagacggcgattattggttttggccgctcaacttggtcaggctggtcgagcgggtcgatttgatcggtgaagcattgctgcatgcaccattgataggtggcatcaacgttctttagaccaaaaggcatggttacataacagtatgaaccatacgaaGTGATGAAcgaagtcgcaagctggtcggactctttcatcatgatctggtgatagcctgagtaggcatccaaaaaggagaggatttcacatcctgaggtagagttgactatctggtctatgtgtgataaaggaaaatggtcctttagacatgccttgttgaggccagtataatcaatgcatatTTTCCATTTCCCgttcttctttttaacaagaacaggattggcgatCCAGTCATAGTGGTATACGTCTTTGATGAATctagctgccaggagtttggcgacctcctcgcctatggccctacgcctctcattgtcgaagcgacacaggcgttgcttggcgggctttgagcccaggacgaggcatagtgcatgcttggtgacctcccatggtatgcctcgcatgtcggaaggtttccatgcgaataCATCATGATTGGAGTGTAGAAATTcagcgagctcgcattcctatttggcgaGGAGCTAGGTCTCGATCCATACCATCTTGGtggggtcagtggggtcgatccctacCACCTTAttttcctcgagtgggcggaaggtaatcgaggaggttggcttgttatAGTCCAGAAGTGCTGGGGTCAACAACTCCCCGAGCTGTAGGAGCTCGAaagagttgatgacggcagtggcgagctcgtaatgctcgcggtcgcacgtgtaggcgtgcgaaaaggtgctacccatagtgatgatgctgttcggtcctagcatcttcaactttaggtagatgtagttggggaccgccatgaacttggcgtagcatggccgccccaagattgCATGGTAAGACCCCcaaaagtccaccacctcgaaggtaagcacctccgagcggaagttggctcggttgccaaacgtgATGGGTTGGTCGATCTGCCCgggcgggtatgcctgcgctcttgggatcatgccatggaagggagagcttgcTGGGCGAAGCTCCGACCGAGGGacgcgcatggcgtcgagggtgtcgacgtagaggttgttgaggccgctacctctgtccatcagcaccttggtgaggcgcttcttgtggacgatggggtcgacgacgagcgggtagcgacctggtctagcaatgtgggaaggatggttcctctgatcaaaagtgataaGAGATTCTAACCaacgaaggaaggaggggatggccgtctcagcgacacatgcctctctatagcgcactttATGCTAGCACTTAGAGTAGATGGCATTGGATCCcctaaagatcatgatgcattcctcagggttgaGAAAGCTATCCTTGTCCTTGCtcgtcgtgcctcctttcttggtcactgcctccttgccctttccttcttttggcccaccatCCTATcacaggaagcgcttgaggagctagtagtacttgtagaggtgcttgacagggtaagcatggttggtgcatgggctatccatgagcttgttgaagtggttaggcaggccCTACTGGGCTACTTGCCTGCGCGATCAGCTACGGTGActaacgcggagttggccggtcaacgccgatccttcttattctttttgcccctctgcatggaggggctctcatcttggtcctcgcgcttggccttgcccttgtcccagccTCAGTTAAAgaccgctctgaccgcctcctcgctggaggcatgGTTCATAGCAACGTCGAGCAGGTCGCAGGTGGTCCGAGGCTTCAGACAGCCAAGCTTGTGAATCAAAGACTCACATGTTGTTCCAGTGAGGAACGCGCTGATAatgtctacgtcgatgacatcaggaagggagttacaccgctttgagaacctatggatgtaatctcgtagggacttgttgggctcttgttggcagctcttgaggtcctaggaattcccagaGCGAACaaacgtgccctggaagtttccgatgaagaccctcttgaggtccacccagtcgTAGATGCTATCATGCGGGAGAaatttgagccatgctcaaacatgctccccacgcagatggggaggtactgaatgatgaagtggtcatcatgcACTCCTTCGGCTCGGTAGGTGAGccaaaagtctttgagccatatattgggattcgtctccccggtatacttggtgatgttggtaggcgACCGAAAGCACTATGGGAACGATGCTCTTTGGATGCGctgaccaaaggcccatggtcccgggccatctgggctaggactccAGCCGTTGGGTCAGCGACTATGCCTGGGGTGCGTTTcactgctcccctcgatggtccggccgAGACCCATGCCGCTCGCTTTCACCACCAcccgatggacatcatcatcatgctaggcctgacgccggttgctgatgatgttgcgagcatcttggtttggcctgAGGCGTTCGCGCACAGGTGGCCGGTGTGTATCGGGTGCCGGGTCAGgccgtgtgaaagctctagtttggttttggtgaattgatgaaaccctaagtgctaacctagtttatcaagtgatcatgacataggtagcgcactttaagtagaagaagctaatgaagatcatagcatgacaatggtgatggcatggcgatgatcaagggcttaaacttgaaatgaagaaggagaaaaacaaaaagctcaaggcaaaggtataaaccataggagctattttgttttggtgatcaagacacttagagagtgtgatcatatttaggtttgatagccatactattaagaggggtgaaactcgtatcggaatgtagttatcaaagtgccactagatgctctaactcattgcatatgcatttaggatctagtggtgtgctaacacccttgataatatttgtgaaaatatgctaacacatgtccggatgcaaaatgaaatgtctattttctattgcgccggatgcaaaattcttggtgattggcacatttgggcaagggtgaagaagttagagttgaaatggagttggtcgaaatgatgctggcgtcggtctactgaccggacgctgggtcactcagcgaccagacgctaaaaggctgcatccggtcgagctatcagacggcacagtaggctagggttgagcaccgaacgctagctgcgtccgatcaaggtggaccggacacgtccggtcaaaaaaacatgcctcggggagcttactggaaatgatcggacgctgaggcttcagcgtccggtcagttttgaccggagcgtccggtcagcttcgtagccattggaatctgacgaacagcatttgaaggcgatgacacgtggcgtccatcgggcgaccggatgctgagggccagcgtccggtcagtatgaccggagcgtccgatcagagcgcgttttgcccagtgaaggggtataacggctctatttgattggggctctatttatagccccatggccagctgtggcttatatctttggccattttcattgacatagcaaccttgtaagctaagccaaagccctcctactcatctacatcattgattcatcatcttagtgagattgggagtgatccaagtgcattgcttgagtgattgcatctagaggcacttagtgatcgtggttcgctatggatttcgcttgttactcttagtggttgccgccacctagacggcttggagcagcaaggatcgttgagcggaggtggtgattgtctccggctccgatcgtggtgattgtgaggggttcttgacctttccccggcggagcgccaaaaggtactctagtggattgctcgtggcttgtgtgatcctcatcttgtgttggttgtgcggcaccctattgagggtttggcgtgtgaagccaattagcgcgtgaacctccaagtgagtgaatcgccacaacgaggactagcttgccggcaagcaagtgaacctcggtaaaaatcattgtcttcatcattgattccgaggtgattggtcatcattgttattcatcttcgtgattgattggttcattcatctacacggcggtataaccctcttgatcactctctttactttaccgcaaactagttgacaagctctttagtgtagctagttgtgagagcttgcatgcttggttggtgtggctctttagttagcctttgagagcacactaacatagggtagtgtcattgatcttgtgtgaattgacactatctaaactagaattgtggtaggtggcttgcattttgagtaggctagcgcaacactcgcttcgcctcataattgtctaaccatttggttaagtgttgttgtagaaattttt from Miscanthus floridulus cultivar M001 chromosome 11, ASM1932011v1, whole genome shotgun sequence includes these protein-coding regions:
- the LOC136492296 gene encoding uncharacterized protein, coding for MATRKLLHYFTNHEVSVVTSYPLGDIIRNHDDARRISKWALELMGHNIKYISHTAIKSQTLVDFVVEWMEVQLPTPDVTHEYWMLYFDGFVMVPGSGAGVVLISSDGSRLRYIIHLHFSASNNAMEYKALINGLCMAIELSATWLYVHGD